The following proteins come from a genomic window of Bubalus kerabau isolate K-KA32 ecotype Philippines breed swamp buffalo chromosome 20, PCC_UOA_SB_1v2, whole genome shotgun sequence:
- the TMEM42 gene encoding transmembrane protein 42 — protein MAGRPLPGGGGVCAAAYPNTSAGFPPHLQAGAMRRRFWGVFNCLCAGAFGALAAASAKLAFGREVNVGFCILGIIMMASTNSLMWTFFSRGLSLSMSSAIASVTVTFSNILNSAFLGFVLYGECQEVLWWGGVFLILCGLTLIHRELPPPRKPLPHKQR, from the exons ATGGCGGGAAGACCGCTGCCCGGAGGCGGCGGGGTGTGTGCTGCCGCCTACCCTAACACCTCTGCCGGATTCCCCCCGCACCTCCAGGCCGGCGCGATGCGGCGCCGCTTCTGGGGGGTGTTCAACTGCCTGTGCGCCGGCGCGTTCGGGGCCTTGGCCGCCGCCTCCGCCAAGCTGGCCTTCGGCAGAGAG GTGAACGTGGGCTTCTGCATCTTAGGCATTATTATGATGGCTTCCACCAATTCTCTGATGTGGACGTTCTTTAGCCGGGGCCTCAGTTTGTCTATGTCTTCAGCCATTGCATCTGTCACAGTGACTTTTTCAAACATCCTCAACTCG GCCTTCCTGGGTTTTGTGTTGTACGGAGAGTGCCAGGAGGTCTTGTGGTGGGGTGGAGTGTTCCTCATCCTCTGTGGACTCACCCTGATCCACAGGGAGCTCCCACCGCCCAGGAAGCCCCTTCCGCACAAGCAGCGGTAG